A window of Amycolatopsis sp. 195334CR genomic DNA:
CGCGCCCGCCACGCACTACGAACTCGTGCGCGCGGGCATCGCGCTGTACGGGGTCGAACCGCTGGCCGGGCGGTACTCCGGGCTCCGGCCCGCGATGACCCTGCGCACCAGGACGAACCTGGTGCGGCGTGTTCCGGCGGGCACCGGGGTCTCCTACGACCACGAGTACGTCACCGGCCGCGAGACCACGCTGGCGCTGGTTCCGCTCGGCTTCGCCGACGGTGTGCCGCGCCGCGCCTCCGGGCGCGGTGAGGTGCTGCTGCACGGGCGGCGGTGCCCGGTGGCCGGCCGCGTGGCGATGGACCAGTTCGTCGCCGACGCGGGTGACGCGCCGGTGCGCGTCGGTGACGAGGTGCTGGTTTTCGGGCCGGGAACCCGGGGTGAACCGACCGTGGCCGAATGGGCACACTGGGCGCAGACAAATCCGCACGAGATTCTCACCGGTATCGGAAACAGGGTACCGAGGCGTTATCTACCGGCAATTCCGTCGAATGGCAGCAATGGTCGTGGAACGGCCAGGGCGTAATAACCGGTGGTAGTGTCCTTCGGCACGGGAACAATGTGACATCACCATTTCTGGTCGATCCGGAGTGATTCGTAAGAAAAAGTGGGGGCGGGATGACAATCGACGCGACGGACCGGCGGATCGGCGCCGCCGGTCTGGTGGAGACCATCCGGGCCGAGCACGAATACCAGCGGGAAACGCTGTGCCTGATCGCGGCCCGCAGCATCGTGCACCCGCGCGTGGCGGCGGCCACCCAGTCGGTGTTCGCCAACATCACCACCGAGGGCTATCCCGGCGACCGCTACCACTCCGGTTCGGCCGGTGCCGACGTGGTCGAGCGGATGGCGGTGGACTCGGCGTGCGCGGTCTTCGGCGCCGCCTACGCGAACGTGCAGTCCCACGCCGCCAGCACGGCGAACCTCACCGTGCTGACCGCGCTGCTCGCCCCCGGTGACGTGGTGCTCAGCATGGACCTGGCCAGCGGCGGGCACCTCACCCACGTCAGCAGGCCGTCGGTGACCGGGCGGTTCTTCCGCGGCGTGTACTACGGCGTGCGCGCGGACGGCCGGATCGACCTGGCCGAGGTGGACGAACTGGCCGCCCGCCACCGGCCGAAGATGATCATCTGCGGGGGCAGCGGGTACACCAGGGGCATCGACTTCGCCGGGTTCCGGCGCATCGCCGACCGCCACGGCTGCGTGCTGGTGGCCGACATCTCGCACACCGCCGGGCTGGTGGCGGCCGGTCTCTACCCGAGCCCCGTGCCGCACGTCCACGTCACCACGCTCTGCACGCACAAGCAGCTGTACGGGCCCAAGGGCGGGCTGATCCTGTCCGGGCCGGACGCGCTGGTCCCGCCGCCGGGGCGCACCGAACCGCTGGCGAAGATCCTGGACCGCGCGGTGTTCCCGTACTTCCAGGGATCTCCCGACTTCGGCGCGATCGCGGGCAAGGCCTGCGTGCTCGACTGGGTGCGCACGGCGGAGTTCCACCGGCTGATGCGGCGGGTCCGCGAACTGGCCGACCTGCTGGCCCGGCGCCTCGAACGCGGCTTCGACCTGGTGTCCGGCGGTACGGACAGCCATATGGTGCTGGTGGACCTGCGCTCCCGCGGGATCACCGGCCGCGACGCCGAACGCGCGCTGGAGGCCGCGGGCATCCTGGCCAACCGCAACCGGGTGCCCGGGGACACCACCCCGGCCAGGGTCGCCGCCGGACTGCGCGTGGGTACGAACATCGCCGCGTACCGGGGGATGACCACGGCGGACTTCGACCGCTGCTGCACCGGGATCGTCGACGTGCTGGAGAATCCGGCGGCAGTGCCCGGGGTACGTGCCGAGATCGCCGAAGTGATGTCGCGGTACCCGCTGGAAGGGGCGCTGTGATGGAACGCGCGCATCCCCATTTCCCCCTGGTGTGCCACGGAACCAGCCCGGCCGCCAGCAGTGGTCACCGGCTGCCCCCGGCGCCCGCGCCGGTACTGCTCGGTGCCCTGCTCGCGCAGGCCATGGCGTACTCCGGTCCGCGCATGGTCACCGTCCGCACCGACATCGACCACGTGCTCACCCTGGACGGGAGCACGATCGCGGACTTCATCGCCACTGCCGCCGCGGTCGACTCGGCGCCGGCCTTCCAGGTGGCGCTGGACCCGGAACCCGCCGCCACCGCGCTCACCTTCGCCTTCTGCGAGGAGTTCCGGATCGAGTGCGCCGGGCAACCGCGCGATCCCGCGGCGCTGGACCGGATAGCCGCGCACTACCTCACCTTCCTGCACGCCGCGCTCGCCGATCCGAACACCGAAGTGTCTCAAGTGGACTACCGGACCCCGGCGGAGAAGCAGGTGGCCGCCGAGCTCAACGACACCGCCCGTGATCTGGTGCACCCGGCGTGCCTGCACGAGCTGTTCGAGGCCGCGGTGGACCGCGACCCGGACGCGATCGCCCTGGTGCAGGGCGAAACCCGGCTGACCTTCGGTGAGCTCGACGCGCGCGCGAACGGCCTGGCCGCGCGCCTGCGCGGCGAGCGGATCGGGATCCTCGCCACGCTGAGCGTGGAGTTCGTGGTGTGCGCGCTCGCGGTGATGAAGTCCGGCGCCGCCTACGTCCCGCTGGACCCGAAGCTGCCGGAACAGCGACTGCGCACGCTCTTCCGGCTCGGGCACGTCTCGATGCTGCTGGCCGATCCGGCCTACGCGGACGTGGCCGGGGAGCTGACCGATTCCTGGCTCCCCGTACCGGACGGCGTGATGAGCGGGGAACGCCCGCGTGCCGGGGTCACCGGCACCGATCTGGCGTACTTGATCTTCACCTCCGGATCGACGGGTGAGCCCAAGGGCGTGCTGCTGGACCACGTCGGCCGGGCGAACCTGATCACCGACCTCAACCAGCGCTTCGGCATCGCTCCCGGTGACCGGATGCTCGTGGTGAGTTCACCGAGCTTCGACATGTCCGTCTACGACCTGTTCGGCACGCTCGCCGCCGGGGCGACGGCGGTGCTGCCGCAGCGGGGGTGCGAGCAGGACGTGGACCACTGGGCGCGGCTGATCACCGAGGAACGCGTGACCCTCTGGCACTCGGTGCCGTCGGCGCTGAGCCTGGTACTGAACCTGCTTCCGTCGCCTGTGGACAGTGTGCTGCGGTTGTTCCTGGTCGGCGGCGACTGGATCCCGGTGGACCAGCCGGAACGGGTGCGCCGCGTGTTTCCCGGGGCCGAGTTCTACAGCCTCGGCGGGGCGACGGAGGTGTCGGTGGACAGCGTGATCCACCGCGTGCCGCCGGGGCGGCGGTACCCGCGGGCGATCCCGTACGGGCGGCCGCTGGCCAACCAGACCGCGCGCGTGCTCGACCGATACGGCCGCGAGGCGGCGCTCGAACTGCCCGGCGAGCTGGTGCTCGGCGGTGTCGGCGTCGGGCGGGGTTACGACCGGCGGCCCGAACTGACCGCCGAACGCTTCCCGGCCGACCCGTTCACCGGCGGCCGGATGTACCGGACCGGCGACGCCGCGCGGCTGGCGCCGGACGGCACGATCGACCTGCTGGGACGGCTGGACCAGCAGCTCAAGCTCGACGGGGTGCGCATCGAACTGGGGGAGATCCAGACCGCGATCGAGGCGGACCCGCGGGTGCGCGAGGCCGTGGTGGTGCCCCGCCGCGACGATTCGGGCCGCGCCGTCGCGCTCGTCGCCTTCGTGGTGCCGGACGGGAATCCGGGCACGCTCCTGGACGAGCTGCCGGAGCGGTTGCGGGCGGTGCTCCACCGCTCGTCCGTGCCCGGCGAGTTCCGGCTGGTCGAGCGAATTCCGTTGAACGCCAACGGGAAGGTCGACCGGACCGCACTGGCGAACCTGGCCATCCCCGAACCGACGGAGTCCGAAGTGGACGAGTACGCCGAAGCGGTGGCCCAGGTATGGACGCAGGTGCTCGGCCTCGCCGAGCCGCCGGCCGCCCACGAGCGGTTCGCCGCGCTGGGCGGCGGGTCGCTCGCGGCGACGCAGGTGGTGAGCCGCCTGCGCCGCCGCTTCGACGCGGACCTGTCGGTGCGGGACGTGCTGACCAAGGCCACCGTCGCCGGGGTCGCCGAGGTGCTGCGCGTCAGGAAGAACGGCGCAGCGCCCGCGTGACGATCCGGGCGAGCGCGGTCAGCCCCTCGCCCTGCCACATCGTGTAGTGGTTGCCGGGCACGGTTTCCGCGGTGACCTCGGCGCACATCCCCGTCCAGTCCATGCCGGTCGACGGTGATCCCGCGCCCTTGATGGTGACCATCGGCCCGGGGTGCCCGCCGCGCGGCTGGTAGCTGTGCAGCGCGATGGTGTTCGCGCGGTGCACCGCGTACCGCCGCGTCAGCGTGCCGAGATCGAGTTCGGCCGGGATGACCCCGTCCGCGGAGAGCGTGGCCAGCGCGCTCTCCACGGACTCGTCGGTGATCACCAGTTCGGCCAGCGCCGCGTCCAGCACACCGTGGTCGGCGAAGGGATCGGCGCCGGTGAGGTCGATGGCGAACCGGCGCAGCAGCGACTCCGCGTCCGGCATCGGCTCGGGCATCGGTACCGGGGTGTCCACGGTGATCAGCAGCGGTGGCGGGCCATCGGACCGCCGGGCCATCTCGTACCCGATCACCCCGCCCATCGACCAGCCCAGCAGGGCGAACGGCTCGCCCGGCCGTTCCGCGGCGATGGCGGCCAGGTACAGCTCCGCCAGTTCACCCACCGAGCAGAGCGGTTTCTCGTCCTCGTCGTCGAAGCCGGGGGCCTCGACGCCGTAGACCGGCCGGTCCGCGTCGAGCAGCGGGACCAGCGAGAAGTACGAATACGCCGAGCCCGACGCCGGGTGCAGGCAGTAGAGCGGGGTTCCGGCGCCGGACGGGCGCAGCGGGATGAGCGGCTCAGGCTCCATCTGCCGCCACCTTCGCCGGCGCGAGCTGCTCGTCGATGACCGCGGCGATCCCGCGCACGGTCGGATTGCCGAACAGCCTGCGCAGCTTGAACTTGATGCCGAACGCGCGGTTGAGCCTGCTGACCAGGCGCAGCGCCTCCAGCGAGTTCCCGCCGCTGTCGAAGAAACTGCTCGCCGCCCCGATGCGCTTTTCGCCGAGCACCTCGGTGAACACCTCCGCCACGGTCTGCTCCGTCGCTGTCCGCGGAGCCAGGAACTCCTCGGCCGCGTCCGGTTCCGGATCGGGCAGCGCGGCCCGGTTCACCTTGCGCGCCGCGGTCAGCGGCATCTTCTCCAGCACCACCCACGCGGTGGGCACCATGTACTCCGGCAGCCGGTCCAGCAGGTGCACCTTCAGCTCCGCCGCGGTCGGCTCCCGCCCGTCGGCCGGGGTCACGTAGCCGACCAGCCGGGGCGCGCCGCGCTGGTCGGGCCGCAGCGCCACGGCCACCGTGCCGACGTCCGGGCTGGCCAGCAGCGCGGCCTCGATCTCCTCCAGCTCGATCCGCAGCCCGTGCAGTTTGACCTGGTTGTCCACCCGGCCGACGAACTCCAGCTGGAGGTCGTGGTTCCAGCGGACCAGGTCGCCGGTGCGGTAGACCCGGCCACCGGGGTGGAACGGGTCCTCGGTGAACGCCGCCGCGGTCAGCTCCGGCTGGTTCAGGTACCCCCGCGCGAGCCCCTCCGGGCCGCCGATCAGCAGTTCGCCCGGAACCCCGCGCGGCACCAGCTCACCGGCTTTGTCCACAATGTACATCCGGCGGTCCGGGAACGGCACGCCGATCGGGGGCGCGGCCTCGCAGAACCCCGGCGGGCACTCGTAGGCCGTGCAGCCGACGGCCGCCTCGGTCGGGCCGTAGACGTTGATCAGCCTGCGGCCGTCGGTGTTCCACTTGTTGACCAGTTCGGCCGGGATGGCCTCGGCCCCCATCATGATCTTGCGCAGGTCCGGGTAGGGCCCGGCCTCGACCAGCGACAGCATCGCCGGCGACATGCACGCGTAGGTGGTGCGCTGGTCGCGCATGAGCTGGGCCAGCACGTCGGGCGCGGTGCCCGCCTCCTGGTCCACCAGCACGATGGTGGCACCGGCGCACAGCCCGGCGAAGATCTCGCCGTGCGACATGTCGAACGACAGCGCCGCCAGCTGCAGCATCCGGTCCTGGGGCACCAGGTCGAACACCCGGCGGTAGGACTCGGCGAACGACATCAGCGCGCGGTGCTCGACGAGCACGCCCTTGGGCCTGCCGGTGGACCCGGAGGTGTAGAGCACGTAGGCCAGCGAATCGCGGCCCGCCCACTCCGGCATCGGCTCCCGCGCCACGGCGGCGACCGCCGTCCACGCACCGTCCACTTCGGTCACCTGCCACGGCCCGGCCGGGATGCGCTCGCGCACCCGGGACTGGGTGAGCACCAGGGGAGTGGCGGTGTCTCGCAGCATGTAGTCCAGCCGGTTCGGCGGGTTGGCCGGATCGAGCGCCACGTAGGCGACCCCGGCCTTGAGCACGCCGAGAAAGGTGACCAGCGCGTTGAGGTCGCGCTCCATCGCCACGGCCACGATCTGCCCGGGGTGGACCCGGCCGGCCCGCAGGTACCGGGCCAGTGTCTCGGCCCGGCGGTCCAGTTCGCCGTAGGTCAGCACCTCGCCCTGGAACACCGCGGCCGGGTGGTCCGGCTGCTCGGCGGCCTTGGCCGCGACCACCGCGTGCACCGGCTCCGGCCCGTACTCCAGGAACTCACCGCGGCCGGCGTCCAGCAGTTCCGCGCGTTCCGATCCGGCCAGCAGCGGCAGTTCCGACAGCGGCCGGTCCGGTTCGGCGCAGGCCCCGGCCAGCAGGTGCTCCAGGTGCCCGGCCAGCGCCTCGATCCGCCACCGGTCGAACAGGTCGGCCGAGTACTCGATGACCAGTTCCAGCCGGTCGGACAGTTCGACGAAGTTCATCGCCAGGTCGAACCGGGACACCGGGTTGGCCTGGCCGACCGGTTCGGCCCGCAGGTCCGGCAGGTCGAAGTCGGTGGCCGACAGGCGGCCGTCGATCAGCTGCAGGCCGACCACGAAAAGCGGGTTGCGGCCCAGGTCGCGGGTCGGCTGCACCCGGTCGACCACCAGCTCGAACGGGGCGTCCTGGTTGTCGTAGGCGTCCATCACGTGGTCGGCCACCTGCTCCAGCAGGTCGCCGAAGACCGGGTCGCCGGAGGTGTCGGCCCGCAGCACCACCATGTTGGTGAAGAAGCCGACCAGCTCCTCGAAGTCCGGGTCGGTGCGGCCGAGCGTGGCGATGCCGATCGGGATGTCCTCCTGCCCGGTGTACCGGGTCAGCAGCGCCGCCGTCGCCGCGGACAGCAGCATGAACATCGACACCCCGCGCTCTTTGACCAGGTTCCGCGCGGCGGGCAGGATCTCGCCGGACAGCGTCACGCTCAGCAGGCCGCCGACGAAGCTCTGCTCGGCCGGGCGGCTGCGGTCGGCGGGCAGGTCCAGTGCGGGAAGATCGGCCAGCCGCTTCGCCCAGTACTCGAGCTGCGCCTCCAGCCCGCCGTTCGTCTGCAGTTCGCGCTGCCGCGCGGCGAAGTCCGCGTACCGCAGCGAAGGCGGCTCGCGGTCCAGCGTCTCGCCCTTGGCCAGCGCGGCGTAGGTGGCCGCCAGCTCGGCGTTCATCAGCCCGTTCGACCAGCCGTCGGTGATGATGTGGTGGAACCGCTGGGACAGGATGTGCTCCTCGGGCCCGAGCCGGAACAGCGTGTACCGGTAGAGCGGGCCGGCGGTCAGGTCGAACGGGGTGTCCACGCGTTCGGCGAGCAGTTCGTTCGCGGCCGCCTCGCGCGCGCCGGGATCCAGCCCGCTCAGGTCGATCACCTCCAGATCGACCTCGGCGGGCGGCGCGGCGAGCAGGTAGGGCGCGCCGTCGTCGACGTGCACGGTGCAGCGCAGGGACTCGTGACGCCGCACGATGTCGCTGAGCGCGGCGCGCAGCAGCTCCGGGCGGAGCGCACCGGTGAGCCGGTGGTTGGCCGCGGTGTTGTAGGTGGACCGGTCCGGGGCCAGCTGGTCGAGGAACCAGAGCTGCTCCTGGCCGAAGGACAGCGGGAGCCGTTCGCCGTTCATTCTGCTTCTCCAACTTCGTGAGGACGATCGGTGAGGCGGGCGAGCACCGCGGCCAGCCAGCGCGCCCGGCGGGGCATGGTGCCGACGAGCACGTACTCGTCCGGGCCGTGGGCACCGCCGCCTTCGGCGCCCAGTCCGTCCACTGTGGGCACGCCGAGCGCGGAGACCACGTTGGCGTCGCTGACCCCGCCGACCGCCAGCTCGCCGGGTTCCCAGCCGTCGGCGGCCGCGCAGGCGCGGGCGAGCTCGGCCAGCCGCGCGGCTCCGGGGCCGCGGTGCAGGGGGCCGCGGTGCACCCCGCCGGTGACGGTGATCTTCGCGTCCGGGTGGTGCGGGGTGCGGGCGCGGACGGCCGCGTCGACCCGCTCGCCCGCCTCGGCGGTCCAGAACCGGGTTTCGAGCTGGGCGGTGGCCCGCGCGGCCACCACGTTGCGGCCGGTGCCGCCCCGGACGGTGCCGAGGTTGACCGTGGTGCCCTCGTCCAGTCCGCTGAACCCGGCCAGTTCGCCGAGCTGCGCGGCCAGTTCGGTGATCGCGTTGACGCCGCGGTCGAAGTCGAGCCCCGGGTGGGCGGCCACGCCGGTGACCTCGACGTCGTAGAAGCCGATGCCCTTGCGCGCGGTCTTCATCGCGCCACCGGGCCCGCCCGGCTCCAGCACCAGCGCGCAGGCGCTGCGTTCCGCCTCGGCCACCAGGAACGGTTCCGAGCCGGGACTGCCCAGCTCCTCGTCCGCGTTCAGCAACACGGTCAGGTCCGGTTCCGGGGTGCGCGGCAGCAGCTGCCGCAGTGCTTCGACCAGCTGCACCAGCCCGGCCTTCATGTCGAACACGCCCGGCCCCCTCGCGCGTCCGTCGTGGACGGTGAACGGGCGCCGGGCCAGCTCGCCGACGCCGAACACGGTGTCCACGTGGCCCAGCACCAGCACCGGCCGCTCCTGGCGCCCCCACCGGGCCAGCAGCACCGGGGTGCCGTTGGCCGCGGTGTGCCGGTCGAGCCGGGCGCCCAGCGCGGCGAACTCCGCGCCGACCACGTCCTGCACGGCGTGGCAGCCGAGCGGGTGGTCGGCCGGGGACTCGATGGAGACCAGCCGGTCGAGCAGTCCGATCACGATCCGTTCCTCCGCTCGGTCCAGGCGGAGGCGTACAGGCCGCACAGCTCCGCTTCGGTGAACTCGCGCCGGGTGTTGCGCAGCACCGGCTTGAACGCGGTCGCGAGCGCGGCCAGCCGGGGCAGGTCCGCGTGCGGCACGCCGTACTCGGCCAGCGGACCGGCCACGCCGAGCCGGTCGCGCACGGTGGTGAACGCGTCGGCCAGGTCGGGCGTGCCGGCGAGCAGGCGCCCGAGTTCGGCGCAGCGGTCCGGCGCCACCACGGCGAGCGCCCGCAGCGCCGCCGGCGCGACCAGCGCGTTGGCCCGGCCGTGCGGGATCCGGTATTCGCTGGTCAGCGGATAACCGAGGGCGTGCACCACGCCCGCGTTGGTGTTGGCCATGGCCATGCCCGCGGTGAGGCAGCCGGTCATCAGCCGGAGGCCGTCGCGCAGGCCGGGCACCATCGCGTCGCGCAGGATCTCCACGGCGAGGCGGGCGCACACGTCGCTGTACGCCGTCGCCGCCCGCGCGAGGTAGGCCTCGATCGCGTGCAGGAGTGCGTCCAGTGCGGTGTCCGCGGCCACCCCGGCGGGCAGCGTGGCCAGTGCGTCCGGGTCGGCGAGCACCAGTTTCGGCGCCAGCCACCGGCCGCTGACCGCGAACTTGCGGCCGGTGCCGTCCGCGATCGTGGCGTGCCGCGAGAGTTCGGCACCGCTGCCGGGGGTGGTGAGCACGGCGACCACCGGAACGCCGGGCGCGGTGAACCGGCCCAGCCCCTCGTAGTCACCGATCTGTCCGGAGTGGACGGACAGGCCGGCGGCGGCCTTGGCCGCGTCGATCGTGCTGCCGCCGCCGACCGCGACGATGCCGTCGTGCCCGTCCAACTCGTCGCGGCACCGGTGCACCACCTCGGTGTCCGGGTCCGGCCGCGCCCCCGACCACAAACGCGGCCGCAACCCGGCGGCCTGCAGGCAGGTGACCACCCGCCCCGGCCAGCCGGCCGCGGTGACCCCGGGATCCGCGACGACCAGCGGCCGCAGCAGGCCCAGCGCCGACACGCTCGCGCCGACCTCACCGAGCGCGCCCGCGCCGACGCGGATCTCCGGCAGTTCCCTGGCTGACCAGGTACTCAGTGTGCCGACAGCCATCGCAACACCGCCGCGTTCACCGTGGCCGGGCCGAGTCCGTACCGCTCCAGCATTTCCTCGTACTCCGCGGTCTGCGCGCAGTACTGGTCGGGTACGCCGAAGCCGAGCACGGGGGCGGGGTGCTCCGCCAGCACCACCCCGGCGACCGCCGAGCCGAGCCCGCCGATCCGGTTGTGGTCCTCGTAGGTGACCAGCAGCTCGCTGCGCCGCGCCTCGGCCAGGATCGCCGCGCGGTCAAGGGGTTTGAGCGTGTGCACGTTGACCACGCGCGCGCGGACCCCGTTGGCCGCCAGCAGGTCCGCCGCCGCCAGCGCCATCGGCACGATCTGGCAGCCGGTGGCCAGGATGCTCACGTCGGACGGTTCGTCCCCGGTGTCGCGCAGCACGACCACCTCGCCGATGCGGAACTCGGCGGGAGCGTCGTGGACGGCGGGTGTCGGCCCCCGGCTGGCCCGCACGTACACCGGGCCGGGATGCGCCGCCGCGGCTTTCACGGCCAGGTAGGTTTCGTACGCGTCCGCCGGGGAAAGCACGGTCATACCCGGCATCGCCGTGGTCACCGCGATGTCCTCGACGCACTGGTGGCTCGGTCCCGCGTACCCGCCGGACAGGCCGGTGTAGTAACCCACCAGCTTGACCGGGGCGCCGTTGTAGCAGACGTCCAGCCGGAGCTGCTCGCAGCCGCGCATCGTGCCGAACACCGCGAAGGTGTTGACAAAAGGGACCTTCCCCCGCATCGCCAGCCCGGCCGCGATGCCGATCTGGTCGGCCTCGGCGATGCCCGCCTGGAGGTAGCGGTCCGGGAACTCCTTGTCGAACGGCACCGCGGGCAGGCCGAGGTCGTTCTCCACGGAGAAGACCCGGTCGTCCTCGCGGGCCAGCTCCAGCTGCGCGCGGCGCGCGGTGACCCGGCTGGACAGGCCGTATTCGGTGTACCACTCGGACAGTGCGGACAACTCGGCCATCACGTACCTCCCCGTCGCACGGCCGTGGTGAACATCGCCGCGGCGTCCTCCTGGGACACCGGGACCGGGTTGAGCGACAGGTGGAACTTGTCCGCCATCATCTTCGCCACCAGATCCGGGACGTGTGCTTCGGTCACGCCCAGCTCGGGCAGCCCCGGGATGGGCAGCGCGGCCACCAGCTCCCGGACCGCGGCCACCGCCGCCTCCCCGGACCCACCGGCACCCAGGGCGCCGGCCAGCGCGGCGAACCGGTCCGGCAGGTGCGGTAGGTTGAATTCCATGCCGTCGGCCAGGAACAACGCGACGCCGACCCCGTGGTGCACGTCGAACATCGCGTTGACCGCGTGCGCGAAGGCGTGGTCGACCGCACCGCCGCCCTTCATCGAGATGCCGGCGGACAGGCTGCCGGTCATCATCCGCTCGCGTGCGTCGAGGTCGGAACCGTCGGCGACCGCTTCGGGCAACGCCTTCGACAGCGTCGAGACGGCGTAGAGCGCCATGGCGTCCGCGAGCGGCTGGCGCTCGGCCGAGACGTACGCGCCGATCGCGTGGGCCAGCGCGTCGATCCCGGCCGCCGCGGTCGCGCCGGGCGGCAGGGTCAGCGTCAGCTCCGGATCGCACAGCGCCACCTGCGCCGGCGTGGCCACCACGTGCATCTTGAACACGCGGCGGCTGTCGGTGATGATCGCGCCCGCCACCGCCTCGCTGCCGGTGCCCGCCGTGGTCGGCACCTGCACCAGTGGCGGCACGGGCGCGGTGACCGGTCGGGCGCCGTCCTCGAAGTCGATGATGCTGCCGCCGTGCGAGACCACCACCGCGGCCGACTTCGCCACGTCCAGCGCGCTGCCGCCGCCGGCGCCGAGGAACCCGTCGCACCCGTTGTCCCGGTAGGCCTGCGCGGCCGCGTCGACCTCCACTTCGGACGGATTGGTGCGCACCCCGGTGAACATCGTGCAGGCGACCCCGGCGTGCTTAAGCGAGGTGAGCACGGGATCGAGCACGCCCGCCGCGACCACCCCGGGGTCGGACACCAGGAGCACGTGCCGCACGCCGAGCCCGGCGAGCGCGTCCCCGGCCAGCCGGGCCGCTCCCCGTCCATAGTGGACCTGCGGGACCAGGTGGAAGAACTCAGACACCGGCGGCCACCGCCTTCTGGTTGAGCCTGCCGAACCCGCTGACCGTCCAGTCCAGCACGGTGAGGATGTCGAACACCGGCACCGGCAGGTCCGGCCGCAGGTCGTCGAGCACGGCGGGCAGCATGGTGCACTCGCAGACCAGCGCGCCGATGTCGGGCTCGCGGGCGAGGAACTCCAGGATCACCCGCCGCAGGTCCTCCCGCAGTTCCGCGTGCAGTTCGGCGTCGGCCTCCTTGGTCGCCAGGAACCGGCGCCACGACTCGTACTCGCCGACCCCGGCCACGCTGACCGGGAACTCCGTGCTCGACCAGCCGCACGCGGTGAAGTTGTGCTCGCCGACCGCGTCCGGGAAGAAGGTCAGCACCCCGATGCGGGTACCCGGGGTGATCATCCTGGCCACCACGGGCACCGCGACCAGGCTGGAGAGCACCACCGGGGTGCGCACCGCGGCCGCGACCTCCTGCTGCAGCAGGGCCATCAGGCCGCAGTTCGCGGTGATCACCCGGACGCCCTGCCGTTCGAGTTCGCGGGCCGCCTCCACGTAGAGCGGCAGCAGCGCCTTGGCGTCCTCGGCGGTGCGCGGCGTTTTCGCGCCGCGTACCACCATCCGCCGCACCGGGTACGTCCAGGTCCGGTCGTTGACCATGCAGCCGGGGACGTCGGCCATCTTGCCCTCCAGCATCAGGATGCCCAGGGTTTCGGTCGGTGCCGTCACGGTTGCCACCTCCTTGTCTCCTCCTCGACGGCGGCGACGACGCTGTCCACGTCCAGTCCGCACCGGCGC
This region includes:
- the glyA gene encoding serine hydroxymethyltransferase, producing MTIDATDRRIGAAGLVETIRAEHEYQRETLCLIAARSIVHPRVAAATQSVFANITTEGYPGDRYHSGSAGADVVERMAVDSACAVFGAAYANVQSHAASTANLTVLTALLAPGDVVLSMDLASGGHLTHVSRPSVTGRFFRGVYYGVRADGRIDLAEVDELAARHRPKMIICGGSGYTRGIDFAGFRRIADRHGCVLVADISHTAGLVAAGLYPSPVPHVHVTTLCTHKQLYGPKGGLILSGPDALVPPPGRTEPLAKILDRAVFPYFQGSPDFGAIAGKACVLDWVRTAEFHRLMRRVRELADLLARRLERGFDLVSGGTDSHMVLVDLRSRGITGRDAERALEAAGILANRNRVPGDTTPARVAAGLRVGTNIAAYRGMTTADFDRCCTGIVDVLENPAAVPGVRAEIAEVMSRYPLEGAL
- a CDS encoding non-ribosomal peptide synthetase produces the protein MNGERLPLSFGQEQLWFLDQLAPDRSTYNTAANHRLTGALRPELLRAALSDIVRRHESLRCTVHVDDGAPYLLAAPPAEVDLEVIDLSGLDPGAREAAANELLAERVDTPFDLTAGPLYRYTLFRLGPEEHILSQRFHHIITDGWSNGLMNAELAATYAALAKGETLDREPPSLRYADFAARQRELQTNGGLEAQLEYWAKRLADLPALDLPADRSRPAEQSFVGGLLSVTLSGEILPAARNLVKERGVSMFMLLSAATAALLTRYTGQEDIPIGIATLGRTDPDFEELVGFFTNMVVLRADTSGDPVFGDLLEQVADHVMDAYDNQDAPFELVVDRVQPTRDLGRNPLFVVGLQLIDGRLSATDFDLPDLRAEPVGQANPVSRFDLAMNFVELSDRLELVIEYSADLFDRWRIEALAGHLEHLLAGACAEPDRPLSELPLLAGSERAELLDAGRGEFLEYGPEPVHAVVAAKAAEQPDHPAAVFQGEVLTYGELDRRAETLARYLRAGRVHPGQIVAVAMERDLNALVTFLGVLKAGVAYVALDPANPPNRLDYMLRDTATPLVLTQSRVRERIPAGPWQVTEVDGAWTAVAAVAREPMPEWAGRDSLAYVLYTSGSTGRPKGVLVEHRALMSFAESYRRVFDLVPQDRMLQLAALSFDMSHGEIFAGLCAGATIVLVDQEAGTAPDVLAQLMRDQRTTYACMSPAMLSLVEAGPYPDLRKIMMGAEAIPAELVNKWNTDGRRLINVYGPTEAAVGCTAYECPPGFCEAAPPIGVPFPDRRMYIVDKAGELVPRGVPGELLIGGPEGLARGYLNQPELTAAAFTEDPFHPGGRVYRTGDLVRWNHDLQLEFVGRVDNQVKLHGLRIELEEIEAALLASPDVGTVAVALRPDQRGAPRLVGYVTPADGREPTAAELKVHLLDRLPEYMVPTAWVVLEKMPLTAARKVNRAALPDPEPDAAEEFLAPRTATEQTVAEVFTEVLGEKRIGAASSFFDSGGNSLEALRLVSRLNRAFGIKFKLRRLFGNPTVRGIAAVIDEQLAPAKVAADGA
- a CDS encoding non-ribosomal peptide synthetase: MERAHPHFPLVCHGTSPAASSGHRLPPAPAPVLLGALLAQAMAYSGPRMVTVRTDIDHVLTLDGSTIADFIATAAAVDSAPAFQVALDPEPAATALTFAFCEEFRIECAGQPRDPAALDRIAAHYLTFLHAALADPNTEVSQVDYRTPAEKQVAAELNDTARDLVHPACLHELFEAAVDRDPDAIALVQGETRLTFGELDARANGLAARLRGERIGILATLSVEFVVCALAVMKSGAAYVPLDPKLPEQRLRTLFRLGHVSMLLADPAYADVAGELTDSWLPVPDGVMSGERPRAGVTGTDLAYLIFTSGSTGEPKGVLLDHVGRANLITDLNQRFGIAPGDRMLVVSSPSFDMSVYDLFGTLAAGATAVLPQRGCEQDVDHWARLITEERVTLWHSVPSALSLVLNLLPSPVDSVLRLFLVGGDWIPVDQPERVRRVFPGAEFYSLGGATEVSVDSVIHRVPPGRRYPRAIPYGRPLANQTARVLDRYGREAALELPGELVLGGVGVGRGYDRRPELTAERFPADPFTGGRMYRTGDAARLAPDGTIDLLGRLDQQLKLDGVRIELGEIQTAIEADPRVREAVVVPRRDDSGRAVALVAFVVPDGNPGTLLDELPERLRAVLHRSSVPGEFRLVERIPLNANGKVDRTALANLAIPEPTESEVDEYAEAVAQVWTQVLGLAEPPAAHERFAALGGGSLAATQVVSRLRRRFDADLSVRDVLTKATVAGVAEVLRVRKNGAAPA
- a CDS encoding alpha/beta fold hydrolase, whose translation is MEPEPLIPLRPSGAGTPLYCLHPASGSAYSYFSLVPLLDADRPVYGVEAPGFDDEDEKPLCSVGELAELYLAAIAAERPGEPFALLGWSMGGVIGYEMARRSDGPPPLLITVDTPVPMPEPMPDAESLLRRFAIDLTGADPFADHGVLDAALAELVITDESVESALATLSADGVIPAELDLGTLTRRYAVHRANTIALHSYQPRGGHPGPMVTIKGAGSPSTGMDWTGMCAEVTAETVPGNHYTMWQGEGLTALARIVTRALRRSS